A window of Pirellula sp. SH-Sr6A contains these coding sequences:
- a CDS encoding SixA phosphatase family protein translates to MRHAKSDWSQPGLHDKERPLNARGKDAAPRMAHWLREWLHAEDRRVARILSSTSVRTRETLERMREAWGLSNDLPSDFPGDGSVEWVDALYLAEPRVIWDAIRSAFHSHADEESLLVLGHNPGMEILMSALAGSDLDVPTAAIAIFESRHEGEIGDLVPEIESGNWRLLAFQTPRSLSP, encoded by the coding sequence ATGAGGCACGCCAAAAGCGACTGGAGCCAGCCAGGCCTCCACGACAAGGAGCGACCGCTCAATGCGAGGGGGAAGGATGCGGCCCCCCGGATGGCCCATTGGCTACGTGAATGGTTACATGCGGAGGATCGCCGCGTAGCCCGAATTCTTTCCAGCACTTCGGTGCGCACGCGAGAGACATTGGAAAGGATGCGTGAAGCCTGGGGTTTATCCAACGATTTGCCTAGCGATTTCCCTGGTGATGGGAGTGTCGAGTGGGTGGACGCCCTTTATCTCGCGGAGCCTCGTGTCATTTGGGACGCCATTCGCTCCGCCTTTCACAGCCACGCCGACGAGGAGAGTTTGCTGGTACTCGGGCACAATCCAGGCATGGAAATTTTGATGAGCGCCCTAGCCGGAAGCGACTTGGACGTCCCGACGGCCGCGATTGCTATCTTTGAATCCCGTCATGAGGGGGAGATAGGAGATTTGGTACCGGAGATCGAATCTGGGAATTGGCGGTTGCTGGCATTTCAAACACCTCGCAGCTTATCCCCTTGA